One genomic window of Channa argus isolate prfri chromosome 5, Channa argus male v1.0, whole genome shotgun sequence includes the following:
- the pfkfb2b gene encoding 6-phosphofructo-2-kinase/fructose-2,6-bisphosphatase 2 isoform X6, translated as MSIVQRDYGSAKSAEARKADLRTNEKKCSWASYMTNSPTVIVMIGLPARGKTYMAKKLTRYLNWIGVPTKVFNLGVYRREAVRSYKSYDFFRHDNEEAMKIRKQCALVALQDVKAYLTEEGGQIAVFDATNTTRERRDLIQAFVKENAFKVFFVESVCDDPEVIAANILEVKVSSPDYPERHRERVMDDFLKRIECYKVTYQPLDPDDYDKDLSFIKVMNVGRRFLVNRVQDYIQSKIVYYLMNIDVHSHSIYLCRHGESNHNVEGRIGGDSELSSRGKQFTHALRDFIEEHKLSDVKVWTSQLRRTIQTAEELGLPYEQWKILNEIDAGVCEEMTYEMIQKTFPEEFALRDQDKYHYRYPGGESYQDLVQRLEPVIMELERQGNVLVICHQAVMRCLLAYFLDKSAEDLPYMKCPLHTVLKLTPVAYGCKVEMFYLNVEAVNTHRDRPLPWIGSGRLIPCVKEATLTAPKKLMPVSASE; from the exons ATGTCCATCGTTCAGAGAGACTATGGCTCTGCAAAGTCAGCAGAAGCCAGGAAAGCGGACCTGAGAACAAATGAGAAGAAATGCT CATGGGCTTCCTACATGACAAACTCCCCCACAGTGATCGTAATGATCGGGCTGCCTGCAAGAGGGAAGACCTACATGGCAAAGAAACTCACACGTTACCTCAACTGGATCGGAGTCCCGACCAAAG TGTTTAACTTGGGTGTGTATCGCAGAGAAGCCGTCAGATCTTATAAGTCCTATGATTTCTTCCGCCACGACAATGAGGAAGCCATGAAAATAAGAAA GCAGTGTGCTCTGGTTGCTCTGCAGGATGTGAAGGCGTACCTGACGGAGGAGGGAGGCCAGATCGCA GTTTTTgatgcaacaaacacaacaagagAGCGGCGAGACCTCATTCAAGCTTTTGTGAAAGAGAATGCATTCAAG GTGTTCTTTGTGGAGTCGGTGTGTGACGACCCAGAGGTCATTGCTGCCAATATTCTG GAGGTGAAAGTGTCCAGTCCAGACTAccctgagagacacagagagagagtaaTGGATGACTTTCTGAAACGAATCGAGTGCTACAAGGTTACTTACCAGCCATTAGATCCTGATGATTATGATAA GGACTTGTCGTTCATCAAGGTGATGAACGTGGGACGACGTTTTCTGGTAAACCGGGTGCAGGACTACATCCAGAGTAAGATTGTCTACTACCTCATGAACATTGATGTGCACTCTCACTCTATTTACCTTTGTCGGCACGGGGAGAGCAACCACAATGTTGAAGGCCGTATCGGGGGAGACTCGGAGCTTTCTTCCAGAGGCAAACAG TTCACCCATGCACTGCGAGACTTCATTGAGGAGCACAAACTGTCAGATGTGAAGGTGTGGACAAGTCAATTGAGAAGGACCATCCAGACAGCAGAGGAGCTGGGGCTGCCGTATGAACAATGGAAGATTCTCAACGAGATCGATGCT ggtgtgtgtgaggagaTGACCTATGAGATGATCCAGAAGACTTTCCCTGAAGAGTTTGCTCTGAGGGACCAGGACAAGTACCACTATCGTTACCCAGGAGGAGAA TCCTACCAGGATCTTGTTCAGCGACTGGAGCCGGTTATCATGGAGTTAGAGAGACAGGGCAACGTGCTGGTTATCTGCCACCAGGCTGTGATGCGCTGTCTGCTGGCTTACTTCCTCGATAAAAGTGCAG AAGATCTACCGTACATGAAATGTCCACTCCACACAGTGCTCAAACTTACCCCTGTTGCATATG GTTGTAAAGTGGAAATGTTTTATCTTAACGTGGAGGCAGTAAACACACATCGAGACCGGCCCCTC CCCTGGATAGGAAGCGGTCGTCT GATTCCCTGCGTGAAGGAAGCGACTTTGACAGCCCCGAAGAAACTAATGCCTGTGTCCGCTTCTGAGTGA
- the pfkfb2b gene encoding 6-phosphofructo-2-kinase/fructose-2,6-bisphosphatase 2 isoform X1 has protein sequence MSIVQRDYGSAKSAEARKADLRTNEKKCSWASYMTNSPTVIVMIGLPARGKTYMAKKLTRYLNWIGVPTKVFNLGVYRREAVRSYKSYDFFRHDNEEAMKIRKQCALVALQDVKAYLTEEGGQIAVFDATNTTRERRDLIQAFVKENAFKVFFVESVCDDPEVIAANILEVKVSSPDYPERHRERVMDDFLKRIECYKVTYQPLDPDDYDKDLSFIKVMNVGRRFLVNRVQDYIQSKIVYYLMNIDVHSHSIYLCRHGESNHNVEGRIGGDSELSSRGKQFTHALRDFIEEHKLSDVKVWTSQLRRTIQTAEELGLPYEQWKILNEIDAGVCEEMTYEMIQKTFPEEFALRDQDKYHYRYPGGESYQDLVQRLEPVIMELERQGNVLVICHQAVMRCLLAYFLDKSAEDLPYMKCPLHTVLKLTPVAYGCKVEMFYLNVEAVNTHRDRPLGKIPRDSALMHRRNSYTPLSSHDQVKRPRLYSAGNQPWLPLAPTPSALMPEGLQSQVSASVTGSSYKPVTVTCTQSPLTPVVTPCLAFAPLSRGSS, from the exons ATGTCCATCGTTCAGAGAGACTATGGCTCTGCAAAGTCAGCAGAAGCCAGGAAAGCGGACCTGAGAACAAATGAGAAGAAATGCT CATGGGCTTCCTACATGACAAACTCCCCCACAGTGATCGTAATGATCGGGCTGCCTGCAAGAGGGAAGACCTACATGGCAAAGAAACTCACACGTTACCTCAACTGGATCGGAGTCCCGACCAAAG TGTTTAACTTGGGTGTGTATCGCAGAGAAGCCGTCAGATCTTATAAGTCCTATGATTTCTTCCGCCACGACAATGAGGAAGCCATGAAAATAAGAAA GCAGTGTGCTCTGGTTGCTCTGCAGGATGTGAAGGCGTACCTGACGGAGGAGGGAGGCCAGATCGCA GTTTTTgatgcaacaaacacaacaagagAGCGGCGAGACCTCATTCAAGCTTTTGTGAAAGAGAATGCATTCAAG GTGTTCTTTGTGGAGTCGGTGTGTGACGACCCAGAGGTCATTGCTGCCAATATTCTG GAGGTGAAAGTGTCCAGTCCAGACTAccctgagagacacagagagagagtaaTGGATGACTTTCTGAAACGAATCGAGTGCTACAAGGTTACTTACCAGCCATTAGATCCTGATGATTATGATAA GGACTTGTCGTTCATCAAGGTGATGAACGTGGGACGACGTTTTCTGGTAAACCGGGTGCAGGACTACATCCAGAGTAAGATTGTCTACTACCTCATGAACATTGATGTGCACTCTCACTCTATTTACCTTTGTCGGCACGGGGAGAGCAACCACAATGTTGAAGGCCGTATCGGGGGAGACTCGGAGCTTTCTTCCAGAGGCAAACAG TTCACCCATGCACTGCGAGACTTCATTGAGGAGCACAAACTGTCAGATGTGAAGGTGTGGACAAGTCAATTGAGAAGGACCATCCAGACAGCAGAGGAGCTGGGGCTGCCGTATGAACAATGGAAGATTCTCAACGAGATCGATGCT ggtgtgtgtgaggagaTGACCTATGAGATGATCCAGAAGACTTTCCCTGAAGAGTTTGCTCTGAGGGACCAGGACAAGTACCACTATCGTTACCCAGGAGGAGAA TCCTACCAGGATCTTGTTCAGCGACTGGAGCCGGTTATCATGGAGTTAGAGAGACAGGGCAACGTGCTGGTTATCTGCCACCAGGCTGTGATGCGCTGTCTGCTGGCTTACTTCCTCGATAAAAGTGCAG AAGATCTACCGTACATGAAATGTCCACTCCACACAGTGCTCAAACTTACCCCTGTTGCATATG GTTGTAAAGTGGAAATGTTTTATCTTAACGTGGAGGCAGTAAACACACATCGAGACCGGCCCCTC GGTAAAATCCCGAGGGACTCAGCTCTCATGCATCGGCGGAATAGTTACACTCCCTTGTCCAGTCACGACCAGGTCAAGCGTCCCCGGCTCTACAGCGCAGGCAACCAGCCCTGGCTACCGCTCGCCCCTACCCCATCGGCTCTGATGCCAGAGGGACTGCAAAGCCAAGTTAGTGCCAGCGTTACCGGCTCCTCCTATAAACCAGTCACTGTTACGTGTACTCAGTCACCTCTCACCCCAGTTGTTACCCCGTGTTTGGCATTCGCTCCCCTCAGTCGTGGATCCTCCTAA
- the pfkfb2b gene encoding 6-phosphofructo-2-kinase/fructose-2,6-bisphosphatase 2 isoform X7, with translation MSIVQRDYGSAKSAEARKADLRTNEKKCSWASYMTNSPTVIVMIGLPARGKTYMAKKLTRYLNWIGVPTKVFNLGVYRREAVRSYKSYDFFRHDNEEAMKIRKQCALVALQDVKAYLTEEGGQIAVFDATNTTRERRDLIQAFVKENAFKVFFVESVCDDPEVIAANILEVKVSSPDYPERHRERVMDDFLKRIECYKVTYQPLDPDDYDKDLSFIKVMNVGRRFLVNRVQDYIQSKIVYYLMNIDVHSHSIYLCRHGESNHNVEGRIGGDSELSSRGKQFTHALRDFIEEHKLSDVKVWTSQLRRTIQTAEELGLPYEQWKILNEIDAGVCEEMTYEMIQKTFPEEFALRDQDKYHYRYPGGEGKIPRDSALMHRRNSYTPLSSHDQVKRPRLYSAGNQPWLPLAPTPSALMPEGLQSQVSASVTGSSYKPVTVTCTQSPLTPVVTPCLAFAPLSRGSS, from the exons ATGTCCATCGTTCAGAGAGACTATGGCTCTGCAAAGTCAGCAGAAGCCAGGAAAGCGGACCTGAGAACAAATGAGAAGAAATGCT CATGGGCTTCCTACATGACAAACTCCCCCACAGTGATCGTAATGATCGGGCTGCCTGCAAGAGGGAAGACCTACATGGCAAAGAAACTCACACGTTACCTCAACTGGATCGGAGTCCCGACCAAAG TGTTTAACTTGGGTGTGTATCGCAGAGAAGCCGTCAGATCTTATAAGTCCTATGATTTCTTCCGCCACGACAATGAGGAAGCCATGAAAATAAGAAA GCAGTGTGCTCTGGTTGCTCTGCAGGATGTGAAGGCGTACCTGACGGAGGAGGGAGGCCAGATCGCA GTTTTTgatgcaacaaacacaacaagagAGCGGCGAGACCTCATTCAAGCTTTTGTGAAAGAGAATGCATTCAAG GTGTTCTTTGTGGAGTCGGTGTGTGACGACCCAGAGGTCATTGCTGCCAATATTCTG GAGGTGAAAGTGTCCAGTCCAGACTAccctgagagacacagagagagagtaaTGGATGACTTTCTGAAACGAATCGAGTGCTACAAGGTTACTTACCAGCCATTAGATCCTGATGATTATGATAA GGACTTGTCGTTCATCAAGGTGATGAACGTGGGACGACGTTTTCTGGTAAACCGGGTGCAGGACTACATCCAGAGTAAGATTGTCTACTACCTCATGAACATTGATGTGCACTCTCACTCTATTTACCTTTGTCGGCACGGGGAGAGCAACCACAATGTTGAAGGCCGTATCGGGGGAGACTCGGAGCTTTCTTCCAGAGGCAAACAG TTCACCCATGCACTGCGAGACTTCATTGAGGAGCACAAACTGTCAGATGTGAAGGTGTGGACAAGTCAATTGAGAAGGACCATCCAGACAGCAGAGGAGCTGGGGCTGCCGTATGAACAATGGAAGATTCTCAACGAGATCGATGCT ggtgtgtgtgaggagaTGACCTATGAGATGATCCAGAAGACTTTCCCTGAAGAGTTTGCTCTGAGGGACCAGGACAAGTACCACTATCGTTACCCAGGAGGAGAA GGTAAAATCCCGAGGGACTCAGCTCTCATGCATCGGCGGAATAGTTACACTCCCTTGTCCAGTCACGACCAGGTCAAGCGTCCCCGGCTCTACAGCGCAGGCAACCAGCCCTGGCTACCGCTCGCCCCTACCCCATCGGCTCTGATGCCAGAGGGACTGCAAAGCCAAGTTAGTGCCAGCGTTACCGGCTCCTCCTATAAACCAGTCACTGTTACGTGTACTCAGTCACCTCTCACCCCAGTTGTTACCCCGTGTTTGGCATTCGCTCCCCTCAGTCGTGGATCCTCCTAA
- the pfkfb2b gene encoding 6-phosphofructo-2-kinase/fructose-2,6-bisphosphatase 2 isoform X3, which produces MSIVQRDYGSAKSAEARKADLRTNEKKCSWASYMTNSPTVIVMIGLPARGKTYMAKKLTRYLNWIGVPTKVFNLGVYRREAVRSYKSYDFFRHDNEEAMKIRKQCALVALQDVKAYLTEEGGQIAVFDATNTTRERRDLIQAFVKENAFKVFFVESVCDDPEVIAANILEVKVSSPDYPERHRERVMDDFLKRIECYKVTYQPLDPDDYDKDLSFIKVMNVGRRFLVNRVQDYIQSKIVYYLMNIDVHSHSIYLCRHGESNHNVEGRIGGDSELSSRGKQFTHALRDFIEEHKLSDVKVWTSQLRRTIQTAEELGLPYEQWKILNEIDAGVCEEMTYEMIQKTFPEEFALRDQDKYHYRYPGGESYQDLVQRLEPVIMELERQGNVLVICHQAVMRCLLAYFLDKSAEDLPYMKCPLHTVLKLTPVAYGCKVEMFYLNVEAVNTHRDRPLGKIPRDSALMHRRNSYTPLSSHDQVKRPRLYSAGNQPWLPLAPTPSALMPEGLQSQDSLREGSDFDSPEETNACVRF; this is translated from the exons ATGTCCATCGTTCAGAGAGACTATGGCTCTGCAAAGTCAGCAGAAGCCAGGAAAGCGGACCTGAGAACAAATGAGAAGAAATGCT CATGGGCTTCCTACATGACAAACTCCCCCACAGTGATCGTAATGATCGGGCTGCCTGCAAGAGGGAAGACCTACATGGCAAAGAAACTCACACGTTACCTCAACTGGATCGGAGTCCCGACCAAAG TGTTTAACTTGGGTGTGTATCGCAGAGAAGCCGTCAGATCTTATAAGTCCTATGATTTCTTCCGCCACGACAATGAGGAAGCCATGAAAATAAGAAA GCAGTGTGCTCTGGTTGCTCTGCAGGATGTGAAGGCGTACCTGACGGAGGAGGGAGGCCAGATCGCA GTTTTTgatgcaacaaacacaacaagagAGCGGCGAGACCTCATTCAAGCTTTTGTGAAAGAGAATGCATTCAAG GTGTTCTTTGTGGAGTCGGTGTGTGACGACCCAGAGGTCATTGCTGCCAATATTCTG GAGGTGAAAGTGTCCAGTCCAGACTAccctgagagacacagagagagagtaaTGGATGACTTTCTGAAACGAATCGAGTGCTACAAGGTTACTTACCAGCCATTAGATCCTGATGATTATGATAA GGACTTGTCGTTCATCAAGGTGATGAACGTGGGACGACGTTTTCTGGTAAACCGGGTGCAGGACTACATCCAGAGTAAGATTGTCTACTACCTCATGAACATTGATGTGCACTCTCACTCTATTTACCTTTGTCGGCACGGGGAGAGCAACCACAATGTTGAAGGCCGTATCGGGGGAGACTCGGAGCTTTCTTCCAGAGGCAAACAG TTCACCCATGCACTGCGAGACTTCATTGAGGAGCACAAACTGTCAGATGTGAAGGTGTGGACAAGTCAATTGAGAAGGACCATCCAGACAGCAGAGGAGCTGGGGCTGCCGTATGAACAATGGAAGATTCTCAACGAGATCGATGCT ggtgtgtgtgaggagaTGACCTATGAGATGATCCAGAAGACTTTCCCTGAAGAGTTTGCTCTGAGGGACCAGGACAAGTACCACTATCGTTACCCAGGAGGAGAA TCCTACCAGGATCTTGTTCAGCGACTGGAGCCGGTTATCATGGAGTTAGAGAGACAGGGCAACGTGCTGGTTATCTGCCACCAGGCTGTGATGCGCTGTCTGCTGGCTTACTTCCTCGATAAAAGTGCAG AAGATCTACCGTACATGAAATGTCCACTCCACACAGTGCTCAAACTTACCCCTGTTGCATATG GTTGTAAAGTGGAAATGTTTTATCTTAACGTGGAGGCAGTAAACACACATCGAGACCGGCCCCTC GGTAAAATCCCGAGGGACTCAGCTCTCATGCATCGGCGGAATAGTTACACTCCCTTGTCCAGTCACGACCAGGTCAAGCGTCCCCGGCTCTACAGCGCAGGCAACCAGCCCTGGCTACCGCTCGCCCCTACCCCATCGGCTCTGATGCCAGAGGGACTGCAAAGCCAA GATTCCCTGCGTGAAGGAAGCGACTTTGACAGCCCCGAAGAAACTAATGCCTGTGTCCGCTTCTGA
- the pfkfb2b gene encoding 6-phosphofructo-2-kinase/fructose-2,6-bisphosphatase 2 isoform X2 — MSIVQRDYGSAKSAEARKADLRTNEKKCSWASYMTNSPTVIVMIGLPARGKTYMAKKLTRYLNWIGVPTKVFNLGVYRREAVRSYKSYDFFRHDNEEAMKIRKQCALVALQDVKAYLTEEGGQIAVFDATNTTRERRDLIQAFVKENAFKVFFVESVCDDPEVIAANILEVKVSSPDYPERHRERVMDDFLKRIECYKVTYQPLDPDDYDKDLSFIKVMNVGRRFLVNRVQDYIQSKIVYYLMNIDVHSHSIYLCRHGESNHNVEGRIGGDSELSSRGKQFTHALRDFIEEHKLSDVKVWTSQLRRTIQTAEELGLPYEQWKILNEIDAGVCEEMTYEMIQKTFPEEFALRDQDKYHYRYPGGESYQDLVQRLEPVIMELERQGNVLVICHQAVMRCLLAYFLDKSAEDLPYMKCPLHTVLKLTPVAYGCKVEMFYLNVEAVNTHRDRPLGKIPRDSALMHRRNSYTPLSSHDQVKRPRLYSAGNQPWLPLAPTPSALMPEGLQSQPWIGSGRLIPCVKEATLTAPKKLMPVSASE, encoded by the exons ATGTCCATCGTTCAGAGAGACTATGGCTCTGCAAAGTCAGCAGAAGCCAGGAAAGCGGACCTGAGAACAAATGAGAAGAAATGCT CATGGGCTTCCTACATGACAAACTCCCCCACAGTGATCGTAATGATCGGGCTGCCTGCAAGAGGGAAGACCTACATGGCAAAGAAACTCACACGTTACCTCAACTGGATCGGAGTCCCGACCAAAG TGTTTAACTTGGGTGTGTATCGCAGAGAAGCCGTCAGATCTTATAAGTCCTATGATTTCTTCCGCCACGACAATGAGGAAGCCATGAAAATAAGAAA GCAGTGTGCTCTGGTTGCTCTGCAGGATGTGAAGGCGTACCTGACGGAGGAGGGAGGCCAGATCGCA GTTTTTgatgcaacaaacacaacaagagAGCGGCGAGACCTCATTCAAGCTTTTGTGAAAGAGAATGCATTCAAG GTGTTCTTTGTGGAGTCGGTGTGTGACGACCCAGAGGTCATTGCTGCCAATATTCTG GAGGTGAAAGTGTCCAGTCCAGACTAccctgagagacacagagagagagtaaTGGATGACTTTCTGAAACGAATCGAGTGCTACAAGGTTACTTACCAGCCATTAGATCCTGATGATTATGATAA GGACTTGTCGTTCATCAAGGTGATGAACGTGGGACGACGTTTTCTGGTAAACCGGGTGCAGGACTACATCCAGAGTAAGATTGTCTACTACCTCATGAACATTGATGTGCACTCTCACTCTATTTACCTTTGTCGGCACGGGGAGAGCAACCACAATGTTGAAGGCCGTATCGGGGGAGACTCGGAGCTTTCTTCCAGAGGCAAACAG TTCACCCATGCACTGCGAGACTTCATTGAGGAGCACAAACTGTCAGATGTGAAGGTGTGGACAAGTCAATTGAGAAGGACCATCCAGACAGCAGAGGAGCTGGGGCTGCCGTATGAACAATGGAAGATTCTCAACGAGATCGATGCT ggtgtgtgtgaggagaTGACCTATGAGATGATCCAGAAGACTTTCCCTGAAGAGTTTGCTCTGAGGGACCAGGACAAGTACCACTATCGTTACCCAGGAGGAGAA TCCTACCAGGATCTTGTTCAGCGACTGGAGCCGGTTATCATGGAGTTAGAGAGACAGGGCAACGTGCTGGTTATCTGCCACCAGGCTGTGATGCGCTGTCTGCTGGCTTACTTCCTCGATAAAAGTGCAG AAGATCTACCGTACATGAAATGTCCACTCCACACAGTGCTCAAACTTACCCCTGTTGCATATG GTTGTAAAGTGGAAATGTTTTATCTTAACGTGGAGGCAGTAAACACACATCGAGACCGGCCCCTC GGTAAAATCCCGAGGGACTCAGCTCTCATGCATCGGCGGAATAGTTACACTCCCTTGTCCAGTCACGACCAGGTCAAGCGTCCCCGGCTCTACAGCGCAGGCAACCAGCCCTGGCTACCGCTCGCCCCTACCCCATCGGCTCTGATGCCAGAGGGACTGCAAAGCCAA CCCTGGATAGGAAGCGGTCGTCT GATTCCCTGCGTGAAGGAAGCGACTTTGACAGCCCCGAAGAAACTAATGCCTGTGTCCGCTTCTGAGTGA
- the pfkfb2b gene encoding 6-phosphofructo-2-kinase/fructose-2,6-bisphosphatase 2 isoform X5, whose amino-acid sequence MLMGFLHDKLPHSDRNDRAACKREDLHGKETHTLPQLDRSPDQRQCALVALQDVKAYLTEEGGQIAVFDATNTTRERRDLIQAFVKENAFKVFFVESVCDDPEVIAANILEVKVSSPDYPERHRERVMDDFLKRIECYKVTYQPLDPDDYDKDLSFIKVMNVGRRFLVNRVQDYIQSKIVYYLMNIDVHSHSIYLCRHGESNHNVEGRIGGDSELSSRGKQFTHALRDFIEEHKLSDVKVWTSQLRRTIQTAEELGLPYEQWKILNEIDAGVCEEMTYEMIQKTFPEEFALRDQDKYHYRYPGGESYQDLVQRLEPVIMELERQGNVLVICHQAVMRCLLAYFLDKSAEDLPYMKCPLHTVLKLTPVAYGCKVEMFYLNVEAVNTHRDRPLGKIPRDSALMHRRNSYTPLSSHDQVKRPRLYSAGNQPWLPLAPTPSALMPEGLQSQVSASVTGSSYKPVTVTCTQSPLTPVVTPCLAFAPLSRGSS is encoded by the exons ATGCT CATGGGCTTCCTACATGACAAACTCCCCCACAGTGATCGTAATGATCGGGCTGCCTGCAAGAGGGAAGACCTACATGGCAAAGAAACTCACACGTTACCTCAACTGGATCGGAGTCCCGACCAAAG GCAGTGTGCTCTGGTTGCTCTGCAGGATGTGAAGGCGTACCTGACGGAGGAGGGAGGCCAGATCGCA GTTTTTgatgcaacaaacacaacaagagAGCGGCGAGACCTCATTCAAGCTTTTGTGAAAGAGAATGCATTCAAG GTGTTCTTTGTGGAGTCGGTGTGTGACGACCCAGAGGTCATTGCTGCCAATATTCTG GAGGTGAAAGTGTCCAGTCCAGACTAccctgagagacacagagagagagtaaTGGATGACTTTCTGAAACGAATCGAGTGCTACAAGGTTACTTACCAGCCATTAGATCCTGATGATTATGATAA GGACTTGTCGTTCATCAAGGTGATGAACGTGGGACGACGTTTTCTGGTAAACCGGGTGCAGGACTACATCCAGAGTAAGATTGTCTACTACCTCATGAACATTGATGTGCACTCTCACTCTATTTACCTTTGTCGGCACGGGGAGAGCAACCACAATGTTGAAGGCCGTATCGGGGGAGACTCGGAGCTTTCTTCCAGAGGCAAACAG TTCACCCATGCACTGCGAGACTTCATTGAGGAGCACAAACTGTCAGATGTGAAGGTGTGGACAAGTCAATTGAGAAGGACCATCCAGACAGCAGAGGAGCTGGGGCTGCCGTATGAACAATGGAAGATTCTCAACGAGATCGATGCT ggtgtgtgtgaggagaTGACCTATGAGATGATCCAGAAGACTTTCCCTGAAGAGTTTGCTCTGAGGGACCAGGACAAGTACCACTATCGTTACCCAGGAGGAGAA TCCTACCAGGATCTTGTTCAGCGACTGGAGCCGGTTATCATGGAGTTAGAGAGACAGGGCAACGTGCTGGTTATCTGCCACCAGGCTGTGATGCGCTGTCTGCTGGCTTACTTCCTCGATAAAAGTGCAG AAGATCTACCGTACATGAAATGTCCACTCCACACAGTGCTCAAACTTACCCCTGTTGCATATG GTTGTAAAGTGGAAATGTTTTATCTTAACGTGGAGGCAGTAAACACACATCGAGACCGGCCCCTC GGTAAAATCCCGAGGGACTCAGCTCTCATGCATCGGCGGAATAGTTACACTCCCTTGTCCAGTCACGACCAGGTCAAGCGTCCCCGGCTCTACAGCGCAGGCAACCAGCCCTGGCTACCGCTCGCCCCTACCCCATCGGCTCTGATGCCAGAGGGACTGCAAAGCCAAGTTAGTGCCAGCGTTACCGGCTCCTCCTATAAACCAGTCACTGTTACGTGTACTCAGTCACCTCTCACCCCAGTTGTTACCCCGTGTTTGGCATTCGCTCCCCTCAGTCGTGGATCCTCCTAA
- the pfkfb2b gene encoding 6-phosphofructo-2-kinase/fructose-2,6-bisphosphatase 2 isoform X4 yields MDKDHKIKMLNVQDPDLTVFNLGVYRREAVRSYKSYDFFRHDNEEAMKIRKQCALVALQDVKAYLTEEGGQIAVFDATNTTRERRDLIQAFVKENAFKVFFVESVCDDPEVIAANILEVKVSSPDYPERHRERVMDDFLKRIECYKVTYQPLDPDDYDKDLSFIKVMNVGRRFLVNRVQDYIQSKIVYYLMNIDVHSHSIYLCRHGESNHNVEGRIGGDSELSSRGKQFTHALRDFIEEHKLSDVKVWTSQLRRTIQTAEELGLPYEQWKILNEIDAGVCEEMTYEMIQKTFPEEFALRDQDKYHYRYPGGESYQDLVQRLEPVIMELERQGNVLVICHQAVMRCLLAYFLDKSAEDLPYMKCPLHTVLKLTPVAYGCKVEMFYLNVEAVNTHRDRPLGKIPRDSALMHRRNSYTPLSSHDQVKRPRLYSAGNQPWLPLAPTPSALMPEGLQSQVSASVTGSSYKPVTVTCTQSPLTPVVTPCLAFAPLSRGSS; encoded by the exons ATGGACAAGGATCATAAAATCAAGATGTTAAATGTACAAGATCCTGATCTTACAG TGTTTAACTTGGGTGTGTATCGCAGAGAAGCCGTCAGATCTTATAAGTCCTATGATTTCTTCCGCCACGACAATGAGGAAGCCATGAAAATAAGAAA GCAGTGTGCTCTGGTTGCTCTGCAGGATGTGAAGGCGTACCTGACGGAGGAGGGAGGCCAGATCGCA GTTTTTgatgcaacaaacacaacaagagAGCGGCGAGACCTCATTCAAGCTTTTGTGAAAGAGAATGCATTCAAG GTGTTCTTTGTGGAGTCGGTGTGTGACGACCCAGAGGTCATTGCTGCCAATATTCTG GAGGTGAAAGTGTCCAGTCCAGACTAccctgagagacacagagagagagtaaTGGATGACTTTCTGAAACGAATCGAGTGCTACAAGGTTACTTACCAGCCATTAGATCCTGATGATTATGATAA GGACTTGTCGTTCATCAAGGTGATGAACGTGGGACGACGTTTTCTGGTAAACCGGGTGCAGGACTACATCCAGAGTAAGATTGTCTACTACCTCATGAACATTGATGTGCACTCTCACTCTATTTACCTTTGTCGGCACGGGGAGAGCAACCACAATGTTGAAGGCCGTATCGGGGGAGACTCGGAGCTTTCTTCCAGAGGCAAACAG TTCACCCATGCACTGCGAGACTTCATTGAGGAGCACAAACTGTCAGATGTGAAGGTGTGGACAAGTCAATTGAGAAGGACCATCCAGACAGCAGAGGAGCTGGGGCTGCCGTATGAACAATGGAAGATTCTCAACGAGATCGATGCT ggtgtgtgtgaggagaTGACCTATGAGATGATCCAGAAGACTTTCCCTGAAGAGTTTGCTCTGAGGGACCAGGACAAGTACCACTATCGTTACCCAGGAGGAGAA TCCTACCAGGATCTTGTTCAGCGACTGGAGCCGGTTATCATGGAGTTAGAGAGACAGGGCAACGTGCTGGTTATCTGCCACCAGGCTGTGATGCGCTGTCTGCTGGCTTACTTCCTCGATAAAAGTGCAG AAGATCTACCGTACATGAAATGTCCACTCCACACAGTGCTCAAACTTACCCCTGTTGCATATG GTTGTAAAGTGGAAATGTTTTATCTTAACGTGGAGGCAGTAAACACACATCGAGACCGGCCCCTC GGTAAAATCCCGAGGGACTCAGCTCTCATGCATCGGCGGAATAGTTACACTCCCTTGTCCAGTCACGACCAGGTCAAGCGTCCCCGGCTCTACAGCGCAGGCAACCAGCCCTGGCTACCGCTCGCCCCTACCCCATCGGCTCTGATGCCAGAGGGACTGCAAAGCCAAGTTAGTGCCAGCGTTACCGGCTCCTCCTATAAACCAGTCACTGTTACGTGTACTCAGTCACCTCTCACCCCAGTTGTTACCCCGTGTTTGGCATTCGCTCCCCTCAGTCGTGGATCCTCCTAA